From a region of the Daphnia pulicaria isolate SC F1-1A chromosome 1, SC_F0-13Bv2, whole genome shotgun sequence genome:
- the LOC124310707 gene encoding uncharacterized protein LOC124310707, producing MQVKSVKSLSRLCECVILHNMKLFLSESDIVALMDNELDLENNTNNPFDQLPSNVVDGFLNFTCKSIFVFLVGDQYRPRAIEYLPLLITPHLTELEIPFMACGKLDQRKKDTHYILRLASVRSKQLKILRMRLMFYYDSAFPFHINLICKFSKLQVLDVSTDDLLSKLPRFPSAQDEFLHLLGQHCTELRELSARYHPITDAGIRGLCVIGNCRSIRLLNFYGCKAITNQGIKTAFDNLPFLKILWNEATIDGLAEIAQNAADQGLPIPKYALSALYILKGTVYKGGSLEKSVLLCPYITKVDMTLMCDGIVKDADLVSLLSLKSLYILEIDQRKPLNFNEATFRYSGGITFEGGVFPLLKKFGNSLKKLELDVFFLDLDILTIMQFCHKLQYLCLHMRSKFDRWPKEEEQKSGNKREIPILKHLEELMLCSDDSLHSFVPAEIVLTLLSSPLLSFISIKLLNNLTDKIIRKATHVNSFRHLERLWLTHCNEVTKYGVNLFLQQNIPLKSLKLHRCDKITFEDSIEWEETLTKNNWELELEIRHPY from the exons ATGCAAGTGAAAAGTGTCAAATCGCTGTCAAGATTGTGTGAATGTGTAATTTTGCACAATATGAAATTGTTTCTTAGTGAATCAGATATTGTTGCCCTTATGGATAACGAACTGGATTTAGAAAACAACACAAATAATCCATTTGATCAGTTAC CTTCAAATGTTGTGGACGGTTTTCTCAACTTTACTTGTAAAAGTATTTTCGTATTTCTCGTCGGAGACCAATACCGGCCAAGAGCTATTGAATACCTTCCCCTTTTAATAACACCACACCTTACTGAATTAGAAATACCATTTATGGCTTGTGGAAAACTtgatcaaaggaaaaaagataCACATTACATTCTTCGACTGGCTTCAGTAAGAAGCAAA CAGCTGAAAATATTGCGGATGCGGTTGATGTTTTATTATGATTCTGCATTTCCATTTCATATTAATCTGATATGCAAGTTTTCAAAACTACAAGTTTTGGATGTATCTACTGATGACTTATTGTCCAAATTACCTCGGTTTCCTTCAGCACAGGATGAATTTTTGCATCTTCTTGGGCAACATTGTACAGAattaag GGAACTAAGCGCAAGATACCATCCCATCACAGACGCTGGAATTAGAGGACTGTGCGTGATTGGAAATTGCAGATCCATTCGCTTACTTAATTTCTACGGTTGCAAAGCAATAACCAATCAAGGCATTAAAACGGCCTTTGATAATCTGCCTTTCTTGAAAATACTTTGGAATGAGGCAACCATTGACGGTTTGGCTGAAATAGCTCAAAATGCTGCAGATCAAGGGCTACCTATTCCTAAATACGCGCTGTCTGCCCTATATATTTTGAAAGGAACAGTATACAAAGGTGGTAGTCTTGAAAAATCGGTGCTCCTCTGTCCTTACATTACAAAAGTGGACATGACATTGATGTGTGATGGAATCGTAAAAGACGCGGATCTCGTTAGTTTACTTTCCCTTAAAAGCCTCTACATCCTTGAAATCGATCAAAGAAAGCCTTTAAACTTTAATGAAGCTACTTTTAGATATTCTGGGGGTATCACTTTTGAAGGAGGAGTTTTTCCCCTTCTCAAAAAATttgggaattccttgaaaaaaTTAGAACTTGACGTTTTCTTCCTTGACTTAGACATTTTAACCATAATGCAATTTTGCCACAAGCTTCAATACCTTTGCCTTCATATGCGCAGCAAATTTGATCGTTGgcctaaagaagaagaacaaaaatcgggaaataaaagggaaattccTATCTTAAAACATCTGGAAGAATTGATGTTATGTTCTGATGATTCGCTTCATTCCTTTGTCCCCGCAGAAATTGTGTTAACCTTATTGTCTTCTCCGTTACTATCATTCATTTCCATAAAACTTTTGAATAACCTAACTGACAAAATCATACGAAAAGCAACGCATGTCAATTCCTTTCGTCATCTTGAGAGATTGTGGTTAACTCACTGTAACGAAGTAACTAAATACGGTGTGAACCTTTTTTTACAACAGAATATCCCTCTAAAGTCACTGAAGTTGCATCGTTGCGATAAGATAACGTTTGAAGATTCCATCGAATGGGAAGAAACTTTGACCAAGAACAATTGGGAACTTGAATTAGAAATACGTCACCCTTACTAA
- the LOC124310719 gene encoding uncharacterized protein LOC124310719 isoform X2 yields MFRHRSMVGYNAVADEQIAQYVKSGLNKLDDEDTQNVQQLPQILEKKEMKKYWAQCYKLFSKFDKGIQLDYNSWFSVTPERTARHIAERCRCDLIVDAFCGAGGNSIQFAFKCERVIAIDIDPSKIELARHNASVYGVADRIEFIVGDFIQLAPSLKADVVFLSPPWDGPKYLSTPQLCLEDMQPNGIDIFEAAQKITSNLAYFLPRNTNVDQLVGLATDGVAEIEPNILNNKVKTITAYYGELILEPYNAVAGKQIAKYLKSGLKKQQDDETQKVLQLPEIPENKELKKYWAQRYKLFSKFDKGIRLDYDSWFSVTPERIARHIAERCRCDLIVDAFCGAGGNSIQFAFKCERVIAIDIDPSKIELARHNASVYGVADRIEFIVGDFFQLAPSLKADVVFLSPPWGGPKYLSAPQFCLEDMQPNGIDIFEAAQKITSNLAYFLPRNTNVDQLIGIATDGEAEIEQNILNNKVQTITAYYGGLILDPW; encoded by the exons atgttcagacACAGAAGCATG gtAGGTTACAATGCTGTTGCGGATGAACAAATTGCACAGTATGTGAAGTCTGGCCTTAATAAACTCGACGATGAAGACACCCAGAATGTCCAGCAGCTGcctcaaatacttgaaaaaaaggagatgaaaAAGTACTGGGCTCAATGctataaattgttttcaaaGTTTGACAAGGGCATTCAATTGGATTACA ATTCGTGGTTTTCGGTAACGCCAGAACGAACTGCTCGACACATCGCAGAAAGATGCCGCTGCGACTTGATAGTTGATGCGTTTTGTGGAGCCGGAGGAAATTCCATCCAGTTTGCATTCAAGTGTGAAAGag TCATTGCGATCGATATCGATCCTTCAAAAATAGAGCTAGCTAGGCATAATGCATCGGTATACGGTGTAGCCGATCGAATTGAATTCATCGTCGGAGATTTTATTCAATTGGCTCCTAGTCTGAAGGCAGATGTAGTCTTTCTCTCGCCTCCG TGGGATGGACCAAAATACCTCTCAACCCCCCAATTGTGTTTGGAAGATATGCAACCTAATGGAATCGACATATTTGAAGCAGCACAAAAGATTACGTCAAACCTGGCTTACTTTCTTCCAAGGAACACTAATGTAGATCAA CTGGTTGGACTCGCCACTGATGGTGTAGCTGAAATCGAACCAAACATCTTGAATAATAAAGTCAAAACTATTACCGCCTATTATGGAGAATTGATTCTTGAACCCTACAACGCTGTTGCGGGTAAACAAATTGCAAAGTACTTAAAGTCTGGTCTTAAAAAGCAACAAGATGATGAAACCCAGAAGGTCCTGCAGCTGCCTGAAATACCTGAAAACAAGGAGTTGAAAAAGTACTGGGCTCAACGCTATAAactgttttcaaaatttgacaaaGGCATTCGATTGGATTACG ATTCGTGGTTTTCGGTAACGCCAGAACGCATTGCTCGACACATTGCAGAAAGATGCCGCTGCGATTTGATAGTTGATGCGTTTTGTGGAGCCGGAGGAAATTCCATCCAGTTTGCATTCAAGTGTGAAAgag TTATTGCGATAGATATCGATCCTTCAAAAATAGAGCTAGCTAGGCATAATGCATCGGTATACGGTGTAGCCGATCGAATTGAATTCATCGTCggagatttttttcaattggctCCTAGTCTGAAGGCAGATGTAGTCTTTCTTTCGCCTCCG TGGGGTGGACCAAAATATCTCTCAGCGCCCCAATTTTGTCTGGAAGATATGCAACCTAACGGAATCGACATATTTGAAGCAGCACAAAAGATTACGTCAAACCTGGCTTACTTTCTTCCAAGGAACACTAATGTAGATCAA TTGATTGGAATCGCCACTGATGGTGAAGCTGAAATCGAACAAAACATCTTGAACAATAAAGTCCAAACTATTACCGCCTATTATGGAGGATTGATTCTTGATCCATGGTGA
- the LOC124310719 gene encoding uncharacterized protein LOC124310719 isoform X1: MHGYKRCLSKLLLFLLFLTTVSPLRPHFPIGLSCIGKILNFTKKNVQTQKHGYNAVADEQIAQYVKSGLNKLDDEDTQNVQQLPQILEKKEMKKYWAQCYKLFSKFDKGIQLDYNSWFSVTPERTARHIAERCRCDLIVDAFCGAGGNSIQFAFKCERVIAIDIDPSKIELARHNASVYGVADRIEFIVGDFIQLAPSLKADVVFLSPPWDGPKYLSTPQLCLEDMQPNGIDIFEAAQKITSNLAYFLPRNTNVDQLVGLATDGVAEIEPNILNNKVKTITAYYGELILEPYNAVAGKQIAKYLKSGLKKQQDDETQKVLQLPEIPENKELKKYWAQRYKLFSKFDKGIRLDYDSWFSVTPERIARHIAERCRCDLIVDAFCGAGGNSIQFAFKCERVIAIDIDPSKIELARHNASVYGVADRIEFIVGDFFQLAPSLKADVVFLSPPWGGPKYLSAPQFCLEDMQPNGIDIFEAAQKITSNLAYFLPRNTNVDQLIGIATDGEAEIEQNILNNKVQTITAYYGGLILDPW, translated from the exons ATGCACGGCTACAAACGGTGTCTGTCGAaacttcttctatttttatta TTTCTCACCACCGTGTCCCCACTAAGACCCCACTTTCCAATCGGACTTTCCTGCATAG GCAAGATCttgaattttacaaaaaaaaatgttcagacACAGAAGCATG GTTACAATGCTGTTGCGGATGAACAAATTGCACAGTATGTGAAGTCTGGCCTTAATAAACTCGACGATGAAGACACCCAGAATGTCCAGCAGCTGcctcaaatacttgaaaaaaaggagatgaaaAAGTACTGGGCTCAATGctataaattgttttcaaaGTTTGACAAGGGCATTCAATTGGATTACA ATTCGTGGTTTTCGGTAACGCCAGAACGAACTGCTCGACACATCGCAGAAAGATGCCGCTGCGACTTGATAGTTGATGCGTTTTGTGGAGCCGGAGGAAATTCCATCCAGTTTGCATTCAAGTGTGAAAGag TCATTGCGATCGATATCGATCCTTCAAAAATAGAGCTAGCTAGGCATAATGCATCGGTATACGGTGTAGCCGATCGAATTGAATTCATCGTCGGAGATTTTATTCAATTGGCTCCTAGTCTGAAGGCAGATGTAGTCTTTCTCTCGCCTCCG TGGGATGGACCAAAATACCTCTCAACCCCCCAATTGTGTTTGGAAGATATGCAACCTAATGGAATCGACATATTTGAAGCAGCACAAAAGATTACGTCAAACCTGGCTTACTTTCTTCCAAGGAACACTAATGTAGATCAA CTGGTTGGACTCGCCACTGATGGTGTAGCTGAAATCGAACCAAACATCTTGAATAATAAAGTCAAAACTATTACCGCCTATTATGGAGAATTGATTCTTGAACCCTACAACGCTGTTGCGGGTAAACAAATTGCAAAGTACTTAAAGTCTGGTCTTAAAAAGCAACAAGATGATGAAACCCAGAAGGTCCTGCAGCTGCCTGAAATACCTGAAAACAAGGAGTTGAAAAAGTACTGGGCTCAACGCTATAAactgttttcaaaatttgacaaaGGCATTCGATTGGATTACG ATTCGTGGTTTTCGGTAACGCCAGAACGCATTGCTCGACACATTGCAGAAAGATGCCGCTGCGATTTGATAGTTGATGCGTTTTGTGGAGCCGGAGGAAATTCCATCCAGTTTGCATTCAAGTGTGAAAgag TTATTGCGATAGATATCGATCCTTCAAAAATAGAGCTAGCTAGGCATAATGCATCGGTATACGGTGTAGCCGATCGAATTGAATTCATCGTCggagatttttttcaattggctCCTAGTCTGAAGGCAGATGTAGTCTTTCTTTCGCCTCCG TGGGGTGGACCAAAATATCTCTCAGCGCCCCAATTTTGTCTGGAAGATATGCAACCTAACGGAATCGACATATTTGAAGCAGCACAAAAGATTACGTCAAACCTGGCTTACTTTCTTCCAAGGAACACTAATGTAGATCAA TTGATTGGAATCGCCACTGATGGTGAAGCTGAAATCGAACAAAACATCTTGAACAATAAAGTCCAAACTATTACCGCCTATTATGGAGGATTGATTCTTGATCCATGGTGA
- the LOC124310719 gene encoding trimethylguanosine synthase-like isoform X3, whose protein sequence is MKKYWAQCYKLFSKFDKGIQLDYNSWFSVTPERTARHIAERCRCDLIVDAFCGAGGNSIQFAFKCERVIAIDIDPSKIELARHNASVYGVADRIEFIVGDFIQLAPSLKADVVFLSPPWDGPKYLSTPQLCLEDMQPNGIDIFEAAQKITSNLAYFLPRNTNVDQLVGLATDGVAEIEPNILNNKVKTITAYYGELILEPYNAVAGKQIAKYLKSGLKKQQDDETQKVLQLPEIPENKELKKYWAQRYKLFSKFDKGIRLDYDSWFSVTPERIARHIAERCRCDLIVDAFCGAGGNSIQFAFKCERVIAIDIDPSKIELARHNASVYGVADRIEFIVGDFFQLAPSLKADVVFLSPPWGGPKYLSAPQFCLEDMQPNGIDIFEAAQKITSNLAYFLPRNTNVDQLIGIATDGEAEIEQNILNNKVQTITAYYGGLILDPW, encoded by the exons atgaaaAAGTACTGGGCTCAATGctataaattgttttcaaaGTTTGACAAGGGCATTCAATTGGATTACA ATTCGTGGTTTTCGGTAACGCCAGAACGAACTGCTCGACACATCGCAGAAAGATGCCGCTGCGACTTGATAGTTGATGCGTTTTGTGGAGCCGGAGGAAATTCCATCCAGTTTGCATTCAAGTGTGAAAGag TCATTGCGATCGATATCGATCCTTCAAAAATAGAGCTAGCTAGGCATAATGCATCGGTATACGGTGTAGCCGATCGAATTGAATTCATCGTCGGAGATTTTATTCAATTGGCTCCTAGTCTGAAGGCAGATGTAGTCTTTCTCTCGCCTCCG TGGGATGGACCAAAATACCTCTCAACCCCCCAATTGTGTTTGGAAGATATGCAACCTAATGGAATCGACATATTTGAAGCAGCACAAAAGATTACGTCAAACCTGGCTTACTTTCTTCCAAGGAACACTAATGTAGATCAA CTGGTTGGACTCGCCACTGATGGTGTAGCTGAAATCGAACCAAACATCTTGAATAATAAAGTCAAAACTATTACCGCCTATTATGGAGAATTGATTCTTGAACCCTACAACGCTGTTGCGGGTAAACAAATTGCAAAGTACTTAAAGTCTGGTCTTAAAAAGCAACAAGATGATGAAACCCAGAAGGTCCTGCAGCTGCCTGAAATACCTGAAAACAAGGAGTTGAAAAAGTACTGGGCTCAACGCTATAAactgttttcaaaatttgacaaaGGCATTCGATTGGATTACG ATTCGTGGTTTTCGGTAACGCCAGAACGCATTGCTCGACACATTGCAGAAAGATGCCGCTGCGATTTGATAGTTGATGCGTTTTGTGGAGCCGGAGGAAATTCCATCCAGTTTGCATTCAAGTGTGAAAgag TTATTGCGATAGATATCGATCCTTCAAAAATAGAGCTAGCTAGGCATAATGCATCGGTATACGGTGTAGCCGATCGAATTGAATTCATCGTCggagatttttttcaattggctCCTAGTCTGAAGGCAGATGTAGTCTTTCTTTCGCCTCCG TGGGGTGGACCAAAATATCTCTCAGCGCCCCAATTTTGTCTGGAAGATATGCAACCTAACGGAATCGACATATTTGAAGCAGCACAAAAGATTACGTCAAACCTGGCTTACTTTCTTCCAAGGAACACTAATGTAGATCAA TTGATTGGAATCGCCACTGATGGTGAAGCTGAAATCGAACAAAACATCTTGAACAATAAAGTCCAAACTATTACCGCCTATTATGGAGGATTGATTCTTGATCCATGGTGA